The Anabaena sp. WA102 genome contains a region encoding:
- the metH gene encoding methionine synthase — MTHPFLKHLYSPERPVIVFDGAMGTNLQTQNLTAEDFGGAQYEGCNEYLVHTKPEAVAKVHRDFLAAGADVIETDTFGSMSIVLAEYDLADQAYYLTKKAAELAKSVAAEFSTPEKPRFVAGSIGPTTKLPTLGHIDFDTMKASFAEQAEALFDGGVDLFLVETCQDVLQIKAALNGIEEVFAKKGERRALMVSVTMESMGTMLVGTEINAVVTILESYPIDILGLNCATGPDLMKPHIKYLSEHSPFVVSCIPNAGLPENVGGQAHYRLTPIELRMALMHFIEDLGVQVIGGCCGTRPAHIQQLAEIAHELKPKVRQPILEPSAASIYTTQPYEQENSFLIIGERLNASGSKKCRDLLNAEDWDGLVSMARSQVKEGAHILDINVDYVGRDGVRDMHELVSRVVNNVTLPLMLDSTEWEKMEAGLKVAGGKCLLNSTNYEDGEDRFLKVLELAKKYGAGVIIGTIDEDGMARTAEKKFQIAQRAYRQAVEYGIAPTEIFFDTLALPISTGIEEDRANGKATIESIRRIRQELPGCHVMLGVSNISFGLNPASRMVLNSMFLHEAMQAGMDSAIVSASKILPLAKIEPQHQEVCRQLIYDERKFDGNVCVYDPLGELTTIFAGVKTKRNTGIDASLPIEERLKRHVIDGERIGLETQLTKALEQYPPLQIINTFLLDGMKVVGELFGSGQMQLPFVLQSAETMKAAVAYLEPFMEKSESGNNAKGTFVIATVKGDVHDIGKNLVDIILSNNGYKVINLGIKQSVENIIQAYEQYQPDCIAMSGLLVKSTAFMKENLQTFNEKGITVPVILGGAALTPKFVNQDCQGTYKGKVVYGKDAFSDLHFMDKLMPAKTTGNWDNLQGFLDEVVENGHQSFEENIRQDAHSTIDNSDVKKEVDTRRSDAVAVDIERPQPPFWGTQFLQPDDISLEELFWYLDLQALVAGQWQFRKPKEQSKEEYQAFLADKVYPVLEEWKQRIIEENLLHPQVIYGYFPCQSVGNSLLIYETNHRGAEDAEVRASFEFPRQRSLNRLCIADFFAPKESGITDVFPMQAVTVGEVATEFAQKLFANNQYTDYLYFHGMAVQVAEALAEWTHARIRRELGFGDSEPDNIRDMLAQRYQGSRYSFGYPACPNIQDQYQQLELLGVDRMKMHMDESEQLYPEQSTTAIITYHPAAKYFTA; from the coding sequence ATGACCCATCCTTTTCTCAAACACCTCTATAGTCCAGAACGTCCCGTTATCGTCTTTGACGGCGCAATGGGAACCAACCTGCAAACCCAAAACCTCACCGCTGAAGATTTTGGCGGCGCACAATATGAAGGCTGTAACGAGTATTTAGTTCACACTAAACCCGAAGCTGTCGCCAAAGTTCACCGTGATTTTCTCGCCGCTGGGGCTGATGTCATTGAAACTGATACCTTTGGCTCTATGTCCATCGTTCTCGCAGAATACGACCTAGCAGACCAAGCTTACTATCTCACGAAAAAAGCCGCCGAACTTGCCAAAAGTGTAGCTGCGGAATTTTCCACCCCGGAAAAACCCCGATTTGTGGCTGGTTCTATTGGTCCGACAACTAAACTCCCAACTTTGGGACATATTGACTTTGACACCATGAAAGCCTCTTTTGCTGAACAAGCAGAAGCCTTATTTGATGGTGGTGTGGATTTATTCCTCGTGGAAACCTGCCAAGACGTGCTACAAATTAAAGCCGCACTGAATGGAATTGAGGAAGTTTTTGCCAAAAAAGGCGAAAGACGAGCCTTAATGGTGTCTGTAACTATGGAAAGCATGGGGACAATGCTGGTAGGGACAGAAATCAACGCCGTAGTTACTATTCTCGAATCTTATCCCATTGATATTCTCGGCTTAAATTGCGCCACTGGTCCCGACTTGATGAAACCACACATCAAGTATTTATCAGAACATTCCCCATTCGTAGTTTCCTGTATTCCCAATGCGGGTTTACCGGAAAACGTTGGCGGTCAAGCACATTACAGACTTACGCCCATAGAATTACGCATGGCGTTAATGCACTTCATCGAAGATTTAGGTGTCCAAGTGATTGGGGGTTGCTGTGGGACACGACCAGCACATATTCAACAATTGGCGGAAATTGCTCACGAGTTAAAACCAAAAGTTAGACAACCAATTTTAGAACCATCAGCCGCATCAATTTATACGACTCAACCCTATGAACAAGAAAATTCTTTCTTGATTATCGGTGAACGTCTTAACGCCAGTGGTTCTAAAAAATGCCGTGATTTACTCAACGCTGAAGACTGGGATGGTTTAGTCTCAATGGCGCGGAGTCAGGTAAAAGAAGGCGCACACATCCTTGATATTAACGTTGATTATGTGGGACGTGACGGCGTACGTGATATGCACGAGTTAGTTTCTCGTGTTGTCAATAATGTAACTTTACCTTTAATGCTGGATTCCACCGAATGGGAAAAAATGGAAGCGGGGTTAAAGGTAGCTGGTGGTAAGTGTTTACTCAATTCTACCAACTATGAAGATGGCGAAGACCGATTTTTGAAAGTGCTAGAATTAGCTAAAAAATACGGTGCTGGTGTCATTATTGGGACAATTGACGAAGATGGTATGGCGCGGACAGCAGAGAAAAAGTTTCAAATTGCCCAACGGGCTTACCGTCAAGCTGTAGAATATGGGATTGCGCCTACAGAAATATTCTTTGATACTTTAGCTCTACCGATTTCTACTGGGATTGAAGAAGATCGAGCCAATGGTAAAGCTACCATTGAATCAATTCGCCGTATTCGCCAAGAATTGCCCGGATGTCATGTGATGTTGGGCGTTTCCAATATCTCTTTTGGCTTAAATCCCGCCTCGCGGATGGTACTAAACTCGATGTTTTTGCATGAAGCTATGCAAGCGGGCATGGATTCAGCAATTGTCAGCGCGAGTAAAATTTTACCACTGGCTAAGATTGAACCGCAACATCAAGAAGTTTGTCGGCAATTAATTTATGATGAACGTAAATTTGATGGTAATGTCTGCGTTTATGACCCCTTGGGAGAATTAACCACAATTTTTGCCGGAGTCAAAACTAAACGGAATACGGGAATTGATGCCAGTTTACCCATTGAAGAACGTTTGAAACGTCATGTTATTGACGGTGAACGTATTGGTTTAGAAACCCAATTAACAAAAGCTTTAGAACAATATCCTCCTTTACAAATCATCAATACTTTCTTGTTAGACGGAATGAAAGTTGTCGGTGAATTGTTCGGTTCTGGACAAATGCAATTACCTTTTGTCTTACAATCTGCCGAAACCATGAAAGCTGCGGTTGCTTATTTAGAACCGTTCATGGAAAAGTCGGAATCTGGCAATAATGCGAAAGGAACTTTTGTCATTGCCACTGTTAAAGGTGACGTTCACGATATTGGTAAAAACCTCGTAGATATCATTTTATCTAACAATGGTTACAAGGTAATTAACCTGGGAATTAAGCAATCTGTAGAAAACATTATTCAAGCTTACGAACAGTATCAACCTGATTGTATTGCCATGAGTGGATTGTTAGTAAAATCTACCGCTTTCATGAAAGAGAATTTACAAACTTTTAATGAAAAGGGAATTACTGTGCCAGTAATTTTAGGTGGTGCAGCTTTAACTCCTAAATTTGTAAATCAAGATTGCCAAGGTACTTACAAGGGTAAGGTTGTCTATGGTAAAGATGCCTTTTCTGATTTGCATTTCATGGATAAGTTAATGCCTGCAAAAACAACAGGTAATTGGGATAATTTGCAGGGATTTTTGGATGAGGTTGTAGAAAATGGACATCAATCTTTTGAGGAAAATATCAGGCAAGATGCCCACTCCACAATAGATAATTCTGATGTTAAAAAAGAGGTTGATACTCGGCGTTCTGATGCTGTAGCTGTAGATATTGAACGTCCGCAACCACCTTTTTGGGGAACGCAGTTTTTACAACCTGATGATATTTCTTTGGAGGAATTATTCTGGTATTTGGATTTACAAGCTTTGGTCGCTGGACAATGGCAATTCCGCAAGCCCAAGGAACAATCTAAGGAGGAATATCAGGCATTTTTAGCTGATAAGGTTTATCCAGTTTTGGAAGAATGGAAACAGCGCATTATTGAGGAGAATTTATTACATCCTCAAGTGATTTATGGATATTTCCCTTGTCAATCTGTGGGGAATAGTTTATTGATTTATGAAACGAACCACAGAGGCGCAGAGGACGCAGAGGTAAGAGCTAGTTTTGAGTTTCCGCGTCAGAGGTCTTTGAATAGGTTATGTATTGCGGATTTCTTTGCACCAAAAGAATCAGGAATTACTGATGTTTTCCCCATGCAAGCGGTGACTGTGGGGGAAGTCGCAACGGAGTTTGCCCAAAAGCTATTTGCGAATAATCAATACACTGATTATCTGTATTTTCATGGTATGGCTGTCCAGGTTGCGGAAGCTTTGGCAGAATGGACTCACGCCAGAATCCGCCGGGAGCTAGGTTTTGGTGATTCTGAACCGGACAATATTCGGGATATGTTGGCGCAGCGCTATCAAGGTTCTCGGTATAGTTTCGGCTATCCAGCTTGTCCGAATATCCAAGATCAGTATCAGCAGTTGGAGTTGTTGGGGGTTGATAGGATGAAGATGCACATGGATGAAAGTGAGCAATTATATCCTGAACAGTCGACAACGGCGATTATTACTTATCACCCTGCGGCGAAGTATTTCACGGCTTAA
- a CDS encoding transaldolase family protein has product MALYLDSAIAAEAEIVKYWGWVKGITTNPTLLAQANTPPATTLKTLVSLTSGPVYYQLLASDQEKMIAEGRKAFEIIGSQTILKIPATPLGFEVVATLSSEITCSVTGIYSPAQAAVAKEAGAKIAIAYVNRAERLLGDGIALVRDMSSILKGSDVEILAASIKSPAEAAASLQAGANHLTLPLTMLQAIATHEFSHQTVIDFAAGGIGLTV; this is encoded by the coding sequence ATGGCGCTTTATTTAGATTCAGCTATTGCCGCAGAAGCCGAAATTGTTAAATATTGGGGTTGGGTGAAAGGTATTACCACCAACCCCACATTATTAGCGCAAGCTAACACCCCACCGGCAACCACCCTCAAAACCTTAGTTTCCTTAACTTCCGGTCCTGTATATTATCAACTCCTAGCTTCAGATCAGGAGAAAATGATAGCCGAAGGGAGAAAAGCCTTTGAAATTATTGGTTCTCAAACCATCTTGAAAATTCCCGCTACACCGCTAGGATTTGAGGTAGTAGCCACCCTTTCCTCGGAAATTACCTGTTCCGTCACCGGCATTTACAGCCCCGCACAAGCCGCTGTAGCTAAGGAAGCAGGGGCAAAAATTGCGATCGCCTATGTGAATCGGGCAGAACGCTTGCTAGGAGACGGTATTGCCTTAGTCCGCGATATGTCCAGTATCCTCAAAGGCAGTGATGTGGAAATTTTAGCAGCTAGTATCAAGTCACCAGCGGAAGCAGCCGCATCTCTCCAAGCCGGTGCAAATCATCTCACCCTACCCTTAACAATGTTGCAAGCGATCGCTACCCATGAATTTTCCCATCAAACCGTGATTGATTTTGCGGCTGGAGGAATTGGTTTAACAGTTTAA
- a CDS encoding rubrerythrin family protein: MDLSNFTTLQNLESAFGGESMANRKYLFFAAVARKLGFSDLAKLFKETADQETEHAFAHFELLHPELVVQDATALTDEQKREIISRCLSLAIAGETYEYTTMYPEFAAAAEHDRDHPAAAEFLQQAQESSDHANTFRAAAHRFGLLKFIENYHADRYTEALEILNGGDAVTRVASENPQTQKWICRQCSMIYDPVTGDPDSGILPGTAFADIPEDWHCPICGATKKTFKPLEEKVAA; encoded by the coding sequence ATGGATTTATCCAACTTTACTACACTACAAAATTTAGAATCAGCCTTTGGTGGGGAATCAATGGCTAATCGTAAATACCTATTTTTTGCAGCAGTCGCACGTAAACTAGGGTTTTCCGATTTAGCAAAACTCTTTAAAGAAACAGCAGATCAAGAAACCGAACACGCTTTTGCACATTTTGAATTATTACATCCAGAACTTGTTGTTCAAGATGCAACAGCTTTAACTGATGAACAAAAACGGGAAATCATCTCTCGTTGTTTATCTTTAGCGATCGCAGGCGAAACCTATGAATACACAACCATGTATCCTGAATTTGCTGCTGCTGCTGAACATGATCGAGATCATCCCGCAGCAGCAGAATTTCTCCAACAAGCTCAAGAATCTAGTGATCACGCTAACACATTTCGTGCTGCCGCCCACCGATTTGGGTTGCTTAAATTCATTGAAAATTATCACGCAGATCGCTATACTGAAGCCTTAGAAATCTTGAACGGTGGAGACGCTGTAACTAGAGTTGCTAGTGAAAATCCGCAAACTCAAAAATGGATTTGTAGACAATGCAGCATGATTTATGATCCTGTAACAGGTGATCCAGATTCAGGAATTTTACCAGGTACAGCATTTGCAGATATTCCTGAAGATTGGCATTGTCCTATTTGCGGTGCAACCAAGAAAACTTTTAAACCCCTTGAGGAAAAAGTTGCCGCTTAA